The DNA window GGTAAGCCACGGCAAAGGAGCATGCACCTGCCACCACCAGCCACAAAGCATTGATCGGCTCATCATTATTTAAGGCAGAAACGGCAACACCGGCTGCGCCCAGCGCAGAGATGGCGGTCCATAGAAGAATGCGGAGAACTTTGGGCATAAATGGGCGGTCAGATTAAAGGGACACTGGCGGTGAGCAAGAAAGAAGGCACGACATTAACGCACTTGGACAGAAATTTTATGCTCTCCGGGGCAAAATGCGATCCTCACTCCGCCCTCCGCGTGCCGCCCGCTCCGCCTCCTTCACACGGACCGCTTCACCACCACCTGCTGCTGGCGGGTTTTGAGGATGCTGTCCGCAGGCAGCACGCCGCCGAAGCTGCTGAGCGGATAAACGATGCTGCGGCGGCCGATGAGGGTGCCTGGATTGATGACGCTGTTGCAGCCGATCTCCGCGTGGTCGCCGATGACAGCGCCAAATTTCCGCATGCCCGTCGGATAGGTCTTTTTGGCATCCGCCACGGTGACCTCGCCCCGGTCCAGGCGGACATTGGAAAGCACCACGCCCGCGCCCAGGTGGGCCTTGTAGCCGAGGATGGAATCTCCCACGTAGTTATAATGGGGCACCTCGCAGTGGTCAAAAATGACGCAGTTTTTAAATTCGCAAGAATTTCCCAGCACGCAGGCATTTCCCACGATGACGTTTTCACGGATGTAACAGCCGGCGCGGATCATGCAGTTTTTGCCGATCCAGGCGGGGCCTTTGATCACGGCACCGGGCTCAATGGTGGTGCCTTCATCAATGAAGACATCCTCGCCGATGTAGGCGCCCTGGGGGATGATGCAGCGCATTTCCCGCTGCAGGCGGAAGTCCAGGTAGGAGACAATCTTCGTCAGCGCGGCCCAGACGGGCTCATTGGCCGGAAAGAGGATGCCGTGTTGGGTGTGGTTGAGGTCCAGAAAATCAGCGGGAGCGTGCATGGGAAAGGAAAGCCGGGGGCAGTATTCTGTATTCGGCAGGCAGTTTTCGGTGTTCAGTTTTCTGGGTCCGGTATTCAGTATGGA is part of the Prosthecobacter sp. SYSU 5D2 genome and encodes:
- a CDS encoding UDP-N-acetylglucosamine diphosphorylase encodes the protein MHAPADFLDLNHTQHGILFPANEPVWAALTKIVSYLDFRLQREMRCIIPQGAYIGEDVFIDEGTTIEPGAVIKGPAWIGKNCMIRAGCYIRENVIVGNACVLGNSCEFKNCVIFDHCEVPHYNYVGDSILGYKAHLGAGVVLSNVRLDRGEVTVADAKKTYPTGMRKFGAVIGDHAEIGCNSVINPGTLIGRRSIVYPLSSFGGVLPADSILKTRQQQVVVKRSV